Proteins encoded in a region of the Cydia pomonella isolate Wapato2018A chromosome 3, ilCydPomo1, whole genome shotgun sequence genome:
- the LOC133516611 gene encoding KRAB-A domain-containing protein 2-like: MDVEDAKFEEKKSPTQYSRLKRFNVIEVCGIKKLVTNTEPFKYFLPAEEIYDIIDAAHISIGHGGRDRLKNETAKKYANITKEMITIYLSMCEVCQRKKSKKKRGLVSKPILHTEMNSRCQVDLIDMQSQEDRGHKFIMVYQDHLTKFVILRPLTSKRATEVAYQLMDIFLTFGAPCILHSDNGREFVNSVIKELASYWPELKLVTGKPRHSQSQGSVERANQDVEKMLASWMHDNKSTNWSNGLKFVQFMKNRAFHSGIKQSPYQAMFGTEPKVGLTTSKFPLEIINGLNNKEELQLAITELNRNFSDNDNAGNQDEQENNDTEEVGEDEDDDDDGENVEQETINHNSKETMILEAREKAHCNLAKQAKRMKTASDESHPPLKVGDNLIIPIPDVDKGKADLRNVIGVVLEVTSEQLYKIGTKSGILNKLYCRSEFDGCEEKFLRQHEVPNVTIALRTAAKNVATGTGQGYARCVCSSGCKNNRCFCKKKGLLCRKKKERRKLSREKQLEKKRIAERIRKAKIASNPALYEKYKEKDRQRYHNKKAADCPTPQYIKSKRGKRLILFKGYTYFEYQNSRGLKRRWICSTHYPKGCRATITMIDDEVIAINDSHNHDPPVKTY, translated from the exons ATGGATGTGGAGGACGCAAAATTCGAAGAAAAGAAATCGCCGACACAATATAGTAGGCTTAAACGCTTTAATGTCATTGAAGTCtgtggtataaaaaagttagtcacAAATACAGAgcctttcaaatattttttaccggCTGAAGAAATCTACGATATAATTGATGCAGCACATATTTCTATTGGACACGGTGGTCGCGATAGACTTAAAAAtgaaacggcaaaaaaatacgCTAATATTACAAAAGAGATGATTACCATATATTTATCTATGTGTGAGGTATGTCAGAGGAAGAAGAGTAAGAAAAAGAGGGGTTTAGTATCGAAACCCATTCTGCACACTGAAATGAACAGCCGCTGCCAAGTAGATCTTATTGATATGCAGTCGCAAGAAGATCGCGGGCATAAGTTCATTATGGTATATCAGGATCATTTGACCAAATTTGTAATTCTGCGACCACTGACATCAAAACGAGCTACAGAAGTTGCATATCAATTGAtggatatttttttgacctttGGAGCGCCATGCATTTTGCATTCTGACAATGGAAGAGAATTTGTGAATTCAGTTATCAAAGAATTAGCATCATATTGGCCGGAGTTGAAACTTGTTACTGGAAAACCACGTCATAGTCAAAGCCAAGGATCCGTGGAAAGGGCTAACCAAGATGTTGAGAAGATGCTAGCATCTTGGATGCACGACAATAAAAGTACTAACTGGTCTAACGGTCTCAAATTTGTTCAATTCATGAAAAATAGAGCATTTCATTCAGGGATAAAGCAGTCTCCGTACCAAGCAATGTTTGGAACTGAACCTAAAGTGGGACTAACAACATCAAAGTTTCCTTTAGAGATTATAAATGGATTGAACAATAAAGAAGAATTGCAACTTGCAATCACAGAGTTAAATCGAAACTTCAGTGATAATGATAATGCAGGAAATCAAGATGAACAGGAAAATAATGACACTGAAGAAGTTGGTGAAGATGAAGATGACGATGACGATGGAGAAAATGTAGAACAAGAAACTATTAATCATAACAGTAAGGAAACAATGATATTGGAAGCAAGAGAAAAAGCACATTGCAATTTAGCAAAACAAGCAAAAAGAATGAAAACAGCAAGTGATGAATCGCATCCACCGTTGAAAGTCGGAGACAATTTGATCATACCGATTCCAGACGTAGACAAAGGAAAGGCAGACCTTCGTAATGTAATTGGAGTTGTACTGGAAGTAACTTCAGAACAGTTATACAAAATTGGGACTAAGAGTGGAATTTTGAACAAATTATACTGTAG GTCAGAATTCGACGGGTGTGAAGAAAAGTTTCTCCGACAACATGAGGTGCCGAACGTGACAATTGCATTACGAACTGCTGCAAAGAACGTCGCTACTGGAACAGGACAAGGTTATGCACGATGTGTATGTTCTTCAGGCTGCAAAAACAACAGATGTTTCTGCAAGAAAAAGGGGTTGCTGT GCCGAAAAAAAAAGGAACGACGCAAACTAAGTAGAGAAAAACAACTAGAAAAGAAGAGGATAGCAGAACGTATTAGAAAAGCAAAAATAGCAAGCAACCCAGCACTTTATGAGAAATATAAAGAAAAAGACAGACAACGTTACCACAATAAGAAAGCggccg ACTGTCCAACGCCGCAGTATATCAAGTCGAAACGAGGGAAGCGTTTGATACTGTTCAAGGGCTACACTTATTTCGAGTACCAAAACAGTCGAGGACTGAAACGCCGATGGATATGTTCCACGCACTACCCTAAGGGATGTAGGGCTACTATAACCATGATAGACGATGAGGTCATAGCGATAAATGATAGTCACAATCATGATCCACCAGTGAAAACGTACTAA
- the LOC133515855 gene encoding uncharacterized protein LOC133515855: MLRDRFVLGMQAGPVRDRLFTEDADTLTLTRALEIAVSMHSARTAARQSAAPSNSNQLTESVEVYKVSRGSSSNSGVECEVCGYSNHTVDKCRFKGYKCKSCGNKGHLKRMCKRRKRVNMLHSIDESNDDDVFAGEIL, encoded by the exons ATGCTGCGCGACCGGTTCGTATTGGGCATGCAGGCGGGACCCGTGCGGGACCGATTGTTCACAGAAGACGCAGATACCCTCACGCTAACACGAGCGCTAGAAATCGCAGTATCGATGCACAGCGCGAGGACCGCCGCGCGCCAGTCGGCCGCGCCTAGCAACAGCAATCAGCTGACGGAGTCGGTCGAGGTCTATAAAGTATCAAGAGGTTCATCGTCTAATAGTGGTGTGGAATGTGAAGTGTGCGGATACAGTAATCATACGGTCGATAAGTGTCGGTTCAAAGGTTATAAGTGCAAAAGCTGTGGCAACAAAGGCCACCTAAAACGTATGTGCAAGCGTAGGAAACGTGTAAATATGCTGCATTCAATCGATGAGAGTAACGATGATGATG TATTTGCAGGCGAAATATTATAA